Part of the Deltaproteobacteria bacterium genome, TTGGTCCCGTAATATTCCGCCACCTTCTTCAGATGGGTATGATCCGGCGTCCCAGGGATCCTCGCGGACCAGTCCCTCCCCCCAAGGACAAACTGGATGCCCGCTCTGAAAAGACCGGTCCAGAGGCCCTTCTCAAAGGCCTGGTGAAAATTACGGACCTTGAAGAGTTCTTTCCCTACATAGCTTTCGGTCAACACCTCGCGGTACTTTCCAAGCCGGGCCTCCGAGAAATCCTTTCGAATCAGCGCATCCAAGATCGTTTCCGCGGCCAGCATGCCCGATTTCATGGCATAATGGATTCCCTTGATTTTCATTCCATTGAAAAGCGCCGCCGAATCCCCGATGAGCATCCCACCGTTAAAACTAAGCTTGGGTACCGAGAAATATCCGCTCACGGGAACGGTCTTGGCACCGAACTGGACCAGCTTTCCGCCCTTCAATATCTCGGCGATATACGGGTGGAGTTTAAATCTCTGGAATTCCCGATGAGGATCCATATAGGGATCCTGATAATCCAGGCTGATCAACAGTCCCACGGCCACCTGATTGTTCTTCATGCCGTAAAGAAATCCGCCGCCGAAAGTATCGCTTTTCAGGGGATACCCCATGGTGTGAATGACGTTACCCGGCTGAATCCGCCCCTCGGGTATCTCCCATACCTCCTTTACACCGACTTCATAACCGATAGGGTTTTTCCCCGCATCCAGATTGAACCGCTTGATCAATGTCTTCGTGAGGTTTCCTCTTGAACCATCCCCGAAGACCACCACTTTGGCCTGGAGGTCGATCCCCGGCTCATAGTTGGGTTTCTTGCTGCCATCCGCGTCGATACCTTTATCACCGGTCCTGACACCGATGACCCGATCTCCATCGAAAAGGATCTCGGTCCCCGCAAACCCTGGAAAGATGTCCACACCCGCTTCTTCGACCAATCCTCCCAGCCACTCATTCAACCGGGCCATGGAAACGACGTAGTTTCCGTGGTTGTTAAGGGGTGGGGGCGTGATGGGGGCCTTGATCTTGCCGGTGGATGTCAGATAGAGGACCTCCTCCTTCGTAACCTCTCCTTCCAGGGGGGCCTCCTTGCTCTTGAAATCCGGGACGAGTTCCCTCAAGGCGATCGGATCCATAACAGCCCCAGAGATGCCATGTGCGCCCACATAAGCGCCTTTCTCCAGAACGGCGATCATGACCTCATCCAGGGTTTCACCCTCACCGCTCCGCGTAACATTTTCATTGTGATTCTTGATCAGGTTCGCCAAATGGAGTGCTCCACTCAAAGAGGCAACCCCTCCGCCTACAAAGAGCACGTCCACCTCCATGATTTCTCTTTCTTCCACTTCTCCGCCCTCCTTTTTCTATTCTTGGCTCACCCGATTGAACCGCGTTTTCCTCCTCGTCTCAGGCAAGGCCTTGAAGTATTTCGCTTT contains:
- a CDS encoding electron transfer flavoprotein-ubiquinone oxidoreductase, with product MEEREIMEVDVLFVGGGVASLSGALHLANLIKNHNENVTRSGEGETLDEVMIAVLEKGAYVGAHGISGAVMDPIALRELVPDFKSKEAPLEGEVTKEEVLYLTSTGKIKAPITPPPLNNHGNYVVSMARLNEWLGGLVEEAGVDIFPGFAGTEILFDGDRVIGVRTGDKGIDADGSKKPNYEPGIDLQAKVVVFGDGSRGNLTKTLIKRFNLDAGKNPIGYEVGVKEVWEIPEGRIQPGNVIHTMGYPLKSDTFGGGFLYGMKNNQVAVGLLISLDYQDPYMDPHREFQRFKLHPYIAEILKGGKLVQFGAKTVPVSGYFSVPKLSFNGGMLIGDSAALFNGMKIKGIHYAMKSGMLAAETILDALIRKDFSEARLGKYREVLTESYVGKELFKVRNFHQAFEKGLWTGLFRAGIQFVLGGRDWSARIPGTPDHTHLKKVAEYYGTNAPTDEQTGAIKYDGERTFDKETDVYYSGSTHEEKQPPHLRILNLDICYTTCREEYQNPCVRFCPANVYELEVDEETGKPNMKLNFSNCVHCKTCDIKDPYENISWVPPEGGGGPKYSMV